In one Nicotiana tomentosiformis chromosome 6, ASM39032v3, whole genome shotgun sequence genomic region, the following are encoded:
- the LOC117273982 gene encoding uncharacterized mitochondrial protein AtMg00810-like — protein MEAAYRIVKYIKNESDLGVFLSNKPKDKITAFCDADWAAYPQTRKSITGFLVKIGDSTVSRKSNKQTIISRSSAESEYRSMTSSVAELTWLLGKLKEIGLKFELLVTICTNSKAAIQIAANPVFHERTKHIEIDCQYKRENKTGTCDD, from the coding sequence ATGGAAGCAGCTTATAGAATagttaaatatatcaaaaatgaGTCTGACCTAGGTGTGTTTCTGTCAAATAAACCTAAGGATAAAATTACAGCATTTtgtgatgctgattgggcagcATACCCTCAAACAAGGAAGTCTATCACAGGTTTTCTAGTGAAGATTGGAGATTCAACAGTGTCACGAAAATCAAATAAACAAACTATAATCTCAAGAAGCTCTGCTGAATCTGAGTATAGAAGCATGACTTCATCAGTAGCAGAGTTGACATGGCTATTAGGAAAGCTCAAAGAAATTGGTCTCAAGTTTGAACTCTTAGTAACTATTTGCACTAACAGCAAAGCTGCAATTCAAATTGCAGCTAATCCAGTTTTCCACGAAAGAACAAAACATATTGAGATAGACTGCCAGTATAAGAGAGAAAATAAAACAGGGACTTGTGATGACTGA